The Lates calcarifer isolate ASB-BC8 linkage group LG11, TLL_Latcal_v3, whole genome shotgun sequence genomic sequence GGGTCCCTGTCTGCACTAGCCAGCCTAATTATATAATTATCCCTTGTCTGATTGTGCCTGTGCAGCTGAGACGAGGGAGGGCCTTTGTGTGGCTGGTGGAATGCGGTGTGCTTGGCATTTTTCAGCGAAAGGGCAGCTTTCTGGAAGCCGCTGccaaaggagaggagaggagggtgagatCACGGCTGCTGGTGCCCACTCTtcgtttttctctctcctctgtctctatcaTTCAGTCCATCTTGTTGGGACTCTGTTGCCTGTCCCTAtgatctccctctctcatttctgGACAATCCGAATCTCTCTTCTTATCGTTCTCACCCTGTCCCTATCCCTCCGCCACTCACCAACCGTTCTCCCCAACACTTAATCGCTCCCGTCCGTTTAGCAGATCCGGTTGTCTTGCAGATAAAGTGGCCTTTTCGATGTGGAATGCACAGGATTTGGCTCTCTGATGATAAGAGCTGACAGGTCGCTCTATTGCAGAGAAGCCAAGTGGCAGAAGGCAGCCACTCCAATGTCTGATAGCGGACTTGGAGGCGACTGCTCCGCTGCATGATAGGAAAGTATTGCTATTGTTTCTGCTCAAGAGCTGTTGAGGGGATAAGAGAGACGAAAGCACGAGCAGGTGTTGGGAGAGATTACAGTATAGGCCTAGAAAGCATGTCTGATATTACCTCCTTCTTGAATCAAAGTCAAAAGCAACAAGGTGGGTGTCACATAAACCATGTTCTCTTACACTACAATAGAGGATTCAGacctttttctgacatttacatCAAGGGCCTCCCAGTCTTTGCACGTCGCTCCTGGTGATTTTatgagttttatttctttatcagAAGCCTTTTATACTCACTAATGAAAACAGCAGGGTTAAGGGTATTTTGGCGCCAAAGCTCTCCCTCTGAATTCCTCTGCATGAGCTGCTGTataattcaaaaacattttgtcatttcgACACTGCTAGCCAAGACAGACTGCACtttgaaaatgatttaaaatattcacaCCGCCTGAGGTGAAGTTATGTGTCAGATAACCAAAAAGGTTTGTTTGCAAGGTGTAATCCACTTTGTCAGGTCAGAGCAACCTGAAGTTTATGTTGCCAGTCAGCTGCTGTAAACAAGTTTATCAGAGACCCGAGACCACATTGTTTAACCACAAGTGTGGGTAGAAAATCTGCATGCTgcctgcagcagaaacactggtAACTAACAGCTCTTGAGAAATTCCCATAGAATTCCGAGCTGTCCGTCTGATCCCTGTGCCTGCTCGTGAAAGCCCCCCTCTGGTGATCACACAGCATGGAGTATGTGAAAGAATGCTGCTGAGACATAGCAGGACACTGGGGGCCCAGCATTCCCATCTCAAGCTTCCCTACATGCCCCCAGTGATTTTTTCTAATGACATCAATGCAAGAtacaaacaaaagtgaaaatgtgatcACAAAGTGCGACCACAGACAGTGCCAACAGACCCCAAGACAATATGtttaaacaaacagagaacTTGGATGAGAGAAACAGTTTTTGAGCGTTGGAGCCAAGAGTAGGACCTCTCCCACTATCTGCATTGCTATGAGAGCTCCATTGTTTTGTCCATCTCAAATAGCCCTGACAAATTGTGCTGAATGTAGAACCTCTGTCTCAACCAGAAGCATCTTCCAAAAACATGCTGGCACAGCACCAGAGCTGCATTTTCCCATCAGTGAAGTGATCATCAGGCAGCGGTGCTCCAAAGCGCTCCTGCTGGTCAGTGCTGTTTCTGAAGATATGAAGGGCATTTTCAGCATGCAGAGAAGATTTTATAATAAAGAAAGAATCTTTAGTTTTGTAGAGCGCTGATCTTAAGACCAACTCCCCAGCTGAACTGGAATAACATGAATTTTCACTGGTATCATAGTGCGTTGATCAGTAATTTTTGCAAAgggcttcaaaataaaagcatatatCTAAAAGTGAGTATCAGTTTTCATTATGCATTATGTCATAaggaattttttttctttctcttgctaGCCCATCATTTCCTTCACACCTCTATCCTCCTTTTCAGCTCCCCTTCCTCTATCGTATGACCCAGCTGACAGGTGGAGAGTGAGGCTGAAAAAGACCAGACTTTTCCTGGTATTCACTGTCGAGGCACTAATCATGACATCATTTTACACTTGgatacaaaaaatataatacTGAGTATAAAATACTATGCTGAGAAAGTGTTAAGGGGATTTTACTGGAGGAAACATATCAGAAAAAATTACAATGGATGCTATTTTTAGTCACGATTGGAGCTGGAATATACAGTTAATTTAACCTTCTATATAAGGGAGTGATATTTGAATAGAGTTCAAATTGTGCGAGTGAATGACAGTTAGATGGTGCCACCATGTGTTAGTATGTAATTACTGCTGTATGAGCCAAGTCAAGCTTTAGAAGCTCAGAGCTGTCCAATTACATGCAACTCCTATTATTTTTAGATctaaatgattagttgattaactgattaggCAACTGattgaaaaaatattaaactattttgatgattgattgatcCTTTAAGGCATTTGTAGGCAACAATGCCAACTCCTCTCTAGTTCCAGGTTTGTAATTGTGAggattttctcctgttttaataaaaacaaaggatcAGTGAACACAAAAGCTCTATCTGATGCAGTGATTTGAACTATTGTGTTTCCTTTCAACTCAGTTAATTGTAAATATTTATGTTTACACTTGAGAcaaagtaagagaaaaaaaatagaaaagagagATTCAAATATACAGCTATCAAACAGATCTGTAATTGAATCTTtcaaaatacaatataaaaatataataaatagcCAGATCAGAAACTACCCAGTGACTGAAAGACACTATAAAGCAGCAATATTATCTACAGTAATtgaatatatatacattattaATCTAGTGTACAGGTATGACAGTTAATATAGCAACTGTGGGTAGCCTAAGAGGTCTGAACCACATGCAGTTGTATGCagttgtatgtgtatgtgtatgtttatgtatgtgtatgtgtgttcagcTGAGTGAATTTACAACATAACCATTCATTTCTATTGAGGCAGGGCAGCAGTCACCCCTCAAAGCTTGGTTCTGGACAGTGAGGTGGTGGCAGTCAATGTGTCTGAACTCAGCTGTAAAAAGGCCGAACAGGCAAAAGAAGAACATGACCAAgacccattcacacacagcagcccaGGAGCGATATCCTGTCTTCAGGAGAACACTCACTGAAGGAGGGGAAAGCAGTCAAGGAGCACAACACTACAGAAAGGCACATCACGGAAAACACAATAGTATCGTACATACACAGTTTGCCTTGCAGTTTCTTTCACACTTTCCACAGCTGTACTTAGGTGCACGTTTCTTTTGTGTGATGTAGTCTCTTTGTATTCTTAGCCCCTTCCTCTTGTACCTCTCTGTGTGTAGTTTCCTGCCCTGGTTTGTGGTTGCAAACAATGTGAGGGATCTTTCTAAATAGATACTATATCTCAGGCACTGTCATCCAACATTAGCTGAAGTTATCTATTTGAATTAACtacaaaaagcttaaaaaagaaaaataaaacaaaccaatgATCATGACAACTATTGTATCCCTCTAAGAGTTTAGGAGTAACGTACAAGTTCTGTGTTCAGGGTAAATACCTATCTAATATATGTGGATTTATTTCAGCCACACCACAGCACTGAGACTGCACTTGTTAATGTTCTGTATGACATTTGTCTGAGCGTTGATGCATGAATAATTTCAGGTTTACTATTATTAGTTCTCAGTGCTGTGTTTGACGTGGTTGACCGTAAGACACTGCTCAACAGACTGTGGGAGGGACTTTCTGGCACTGTGCTAAATAGATTTAAATCATATTTGCAAGAGAAGGAATTAATCATTCTGAATCTGTGAGAACAAAAATCACACGTGGAGTACCTCAAGGATCCATTCTTGGGTCTCTTCTgttcaacatcaacatcaacgGCTAAAACAGATAGAGTTGAAATAGGAATAATAGCTAAGAGTAGTGGTCAAATGGTTAAGAGTTGACTCACATTAAAAGTACTAGATAAATGATTAAATagcaaataaattaataaaataattgatATCAGTTGAAATAAGTTAGTTATGGACAAATGAATAAAGTTAGCTAAAAGTAGGagataaatgtttaaataaatgcCTTAATGTAATGGATAAATTGTTGAAACTTCAGATAATTTGAAGTGTTAAATAACATCCAGCTAGTACATGGTGATGTTGGTGAAGGAATACTGACAGGCCTGTAGGAGTATATCAGATGAAAATCTCCTTGTTTGTTCTCTTAATTCGAATGTTCTTCACAAGATTCAACTTAGTTTGGACTTGATATTTACTTATTACTTCTAATCGAATACAGATATGAAGGATACTAGCAATGACCAGGATGGTGCAGAGGATGCAGCACATCGCCCTGGCAGGCCCCACCCAGCATCTGTCCTGAGACGGCTGAGCCCTGATAGGTTAGAAACAGCTGTACCCAGAAGTAGGCCAGGCCAAGAAAGAAAGCCAGGAATGCTCCCAGAAGGTGAATCTTCATTAAAACTGATTGCTAAGTGGTACAGGCAGAGGACGTGGAGATGTTAGAGAGCACAAAGTAATCATGagttagaaaaagaaaaggaaaaacaaaagttcttttttattcatttaccTATTTTTGTGAGCTGTTACCTGGAAGTTGCCAATAACAGAGATTCCCACAGAGGAGATGAATCCCAAAACAATGCTGACAATGTTGGCTTTTCCATGATTACCATAGTCCCTAACCTGCTGGAAACGGATCACCACAATCCACAGggctgagagacacagagggagagagaggagggcagaggaTGGTTACAAAGAAGTCGCACAGAATTAGTAAGTAAAATTTTAAGAAAGACTATGTCACTTTAAAATTTGAGCATGTCCGTCTACCAACACCAACATCCAACCTATCAGAGGAAGGACACTGACAGATCTGGATACACTAGATCCAGATACCCTCCATGGTGTGAGAGgggaaataaacaaacaaacaaaaaatcaaatggAAATCTCCATTCCAAACAGAAACTTGCCTACTACAGCTCTGTATAATAGTAGCTCTAAATGAACTTTGAAGCAGACTGAACTTAGTGTGTAGGCCCACAGGAACATTAGTAAAGAGGGACTCCCACCCTCCTGTCAAGATTGGCTATAAATACATCAGTCATTACCTAACACAGAGCAGATATTGCAGATCTGGGAGAAGAGACAGCTCTGAGGCGTGTATGTGCCACACTcactaacaaaagaaaaagagaaaatggaatCATGGTCATTCAGCATTGCTTTGTTAATTACCGAAGTGGCTTGGTATTTTGCTACATGAGTTAAGGAAAACCAGCAGGGATTTGAAGTTCATTTAAAGAGGTGAAACTCTCTACAGCAGGTTGTCTGCTCAGTTTAACTACTGTACTAACGTTTTATGCCCACCTGATGAAAGGGACTCCTTCTGTGAGATTCACTGATCCGTTTGTTACAGCTACAGCAAACCTAATGGGAAGAAAACAACTGTATCAGGgctgtatctttttttttctctgattaaaAAAGTAAGTCAGCTCACACCCAAAATAGAAACCATCTCTCTGTTGCCATCTCTCTTAGAATCTATGGCCTTGACCACGGCTCTGAAACATCAGTAGCATGTACTGATGAATCCATGGCGCTGCGGGATTACTGCAGTCGTAATATAAAGTATCCATACAGAAGCAGGTTCAGGTGGTTGCAGGTCTCTCACATACAGTTGAGGAGTACAACTGTCTGTGGGTTGCTACAATGTGGGAAAATGGGGCCGAAAGTTCtatttacattatatattaCACTATTTAAAGCAAGCAGGCCAAGAAACCAAACTAATTGATGTATTTTGTCCATCAATCTCCTCTGCTCCATTTTAGTGCTCCACACACTTTAGGTGTTgctgtgtcacatttttaaaaatcagatttaaaatggatccaaaataaataagcaaTTTAAAAGTAACTTCAATGGGAAATGAAAGAATAACAGCagataacattaaatattacataaaatttattttcagattttgatAGTGACAAAAGAGGTTCTAAAAGTTCAGTAAACACTAGGCAAGTTCTCAGTAAATAACATTCTTGCTCAGTTTTGGGAAACGAGGGCTGAGTACTCACACAGTCCAAATGCCCACAGTGCCAAAGACAGCCAGAGAGACAGGGAGTAATGCCCACAGCCACATGTTGCAGAACAGCTGCTACTTGGTTAATATGAATGGGAAACATACTAAATAAGCCACATCTCCCTTACGAAAGAAAGAAGTCGTGTAAAAATgctgttaaaatataaaacgTACAATAACAAGTTCAGAGGAACAAtgtgagcagaggagagacaTTCATACTCACTTGGTGCCGAGGAGTGGCTTGTTGCTGGTTGAGGTACAGGTCTCTATTAGAAGTTCATGAAAAGTAGTTGGTCCTTACCATAATGACACTAGTACATTATATGAGCTGGGACAGTGCTGCACTTTGCCCTGACATTGCACACATGGAGTGATTAGTTAACTGTGTATCAGAAGCATACAATAAAAATGATCTTAATGGTTGTGTTTGGTATGTGGTGTTAAAAGGGTGTAGTTACTGAGGGAGGAGGGGCATATACACAGGGGAGGcactacactgtaaaatacGGTAACATGACTGCTTGTATTTAAAAGGGCTGGGCTGGActttgagacagttttttttttgtttttttggttttttttgtattgACAACCTTGTACAAGTTCCTCCAGGTTCTAACTGTGAGTTTCCTTTCCGTTAACTGAAAACAACCCCCTGAAACTAAATAACCATTTGAAGTTTCAGTTGAGCAGTTTTAACTTTACTGACTGAAACTCAGCACTTGGTGAATGTGAATGACTGCAGAATGAATACAGAGTAGTTAAGTGGGAGATTAATAATTCACCCAAGCATTtaatgagcttttttttttttaaatgaggaaGTATGTTGTAAAAGCCCTGGAAGCATATATGACCTTTGGTTCCTGTCAATAAAGACGATAGGAACATTACTAATATAATTTATTGCCACAATATTATTTATCATCTTTTATACAAgttatatttcattaaaattctTATTCAAATGCAGCAGGCAGTAATGAAAACTATGATGAAGAGACGTTAAATCAAGAAATGTTCTTTATTGAAATAACATGCACCATTTACCACGGCCACACACCATGAGGTTTCTTTCTCCTGACTTGTGCAcaagtcagagtgtgtgtgtcagagctcaAGCTCAATCTTGACATCCATCTTCGCTTTGTATGGTTCTAACACAGGGCGTACCTCTTCAGACAGGAACCTAGCCACCTAAAAAAGGAAGGAGGACACAGCAGAAGGAAAGAATCTATCAGCCAAAAAAACAGAGGATACCTACGTGTGTATATATGCAGTATACACTTGCTTAAAAGTAACCACACTTATAATGGCAGAAAAGCAGCCTAGAAAAAAGACAGGGGATTGTTCCTGTCATACCTGCTGTGGAGCGCGGCCAATAAAGGTTTTGGGGTCCAGCAGGGCGTCCAGCTGGCCCAGGATAGGGGCGAAGTAGGGGTCTCGCTGGACTCTGGCCAGAAGGTCGTTATCACCTCCCTCCTGTTTGACCACAGCTGCAGCCTCCTGGGACAGAACACGGATCTTCTCGTGGCAGTCCTGAAGGAGAGATGCAGCACAAAGTAGACACATATACAAAGTTGACCTGAATACATTATTAGCTGATTTGCCTGGTTTGTGGCAACTCTAGAGACAGTAAGATTGTTTCCATGACAGCAGAGTCAACATCTAAATGTGtcatcatatactgtattaaCTGTTATTTTGACCTCAAAAGTTGATTATACCGAGTAGATGATCACTTTAGTTTTTAGTTAAATTCATTGGAGAGAATATTTGATGCCAAAAAGACATTATCTCTTAAAGGACcaagtgtgtaacatttacagggcTCTATTGACAGAAATGGAACATGACATGCGTAATTGTTTTGATGTATAATCACCTAAAAACTAATAATTGtgctgatgaatgaatgaaccatTTATAGCTTCATAGGGAACTTCTAAAAAGTCCACCATGTTGCAttgccatgtttctacagtagcccagaatggacaaaccaAATACCTTTCACCTTTTTACACTGACACCACCACTTGTATATGGAAAAcgaagaagaaaggaaagagtcCATGTCAGCTTCACAGATTAACACCTAAATACAAGATCTAAATATAGCTAtataaacaaacctcttcacTTGACAGACTAGTCAGTGCATCAGCTGGTACCATTTTGACACCTGATGGCTACTGTAGACTGTCAGACACACTTGAAAAGGGAGGGGTGTGGGGACGTGTATTCAGTTGTTTGTAACCtgctagatgccactaaatcctacacactggtcctttagTTAAAGAAGTCAAAACAAATGTCTGGAACAAAGGTTTAAGGTTTAAACAGAATTGTTTCCAGTTACCACCGGCCTTTCTAGTTGAGTAAACTATATCTCTAGCATAATAAATGACTTATTGCTTTATGTTCAGATCTTGATGTATTATGTCATGCTCACTGAACAATATCCCCCGTGGAGTACTTCCTCCTCCCACTTctctgtgtaggttctcagtcatccaggtcatggtagtcaTAAGTGCTAGAATTGACAGCAACTGGAGATTTTTTCAGGTTCATTGAGGACACtccacctctcatctgaaaggcttcttcagttcagaAGGTTCAGAActtgagaggtgaaatgtcttcaaggaacctaaaagaagtTCAGTTGCCTGCAACTCTAGCACTTGCCTGTCTGTTTCCTCCAGCCTTAACCATTGCCATAATAATGTTTTCCGTTGCCATGAAAGGAAGCTCATGGCGTATGTGTCTCTCAATGACTTTGGGGTAGACCACCAGTCCCTCTGTGATGTTCTGCAGGGTGCTGAGGATGATGTCCGCTGTAAGGAAGGACTCGGGCAGGGAGATCCTCCTGCAATGAGTTCATGTCAGTTGCATGTGCAAGTATCTGGAAACCTTGAGCTTATTCAGTAACAAGCAGTTGTTTAGTGAACATGTAGAGCATCTTGATAAATAACAAATTCACTACACAAAACAAGTTGGCAGTGATCCACTAAAAAGCATTAATTGGGCTAAAACCTTAAATTTTTAGGGTTTTAAAGTGTTTGAGAGTCTTTGTCTGCATATGTGGTATGATGGCGAATGAATGCATGTCTGGGATTGCTGACCTGTTAGCGCTGTCGTCCAGTGTCCTCTCCAGCCACTGCACCGAGGCCGTCTGCAGAGGGTCGGCCATCAGCGCCACCAGGTGTCGGGCCAAGCTGCAGCAACGTTCCGCACGCATGGGGTTCCTCTTATAGGGCATAGCACTCGAACCTGGAGGTGGCACGAGAATGTTACACTGACTCTTTTTTTGATGTCGTTCACATCAGCAAACATTTGTAAACAGCAACTGAGTGATATTTTCAGTATGGACAACAatacagtggtgtgtgttttattagtTACAAcagattgtatttttttttattattgtaaacgAAATATCTGACCATATTCTAAGACAAATGCTATATATAAATGCAGGTAAACACCTGTGAACATACCAATCTGCTCTTTCTCAAAAGGTTCTTCAATCTCCTTCAGGTTCGCAAGCAGGCGGATGTCTGTACAGATCTACAGCAGGCAGATGCATCAAGTTAGtccattaaaaacaacactagATGGAgacatttatctgtgtgtctccagACCTTGTGAACAGTAGCTCCCAAACTGGCCAAGCTGGACAAACAGTCAATATCCACTTTGCGACTATATGTCTGGCCAGTCACGAGGTAGGCTCTGGGTAAGAGAGGAATAATATCATGAGGGTTTGTAACAAGGGAAGTCTCAATAACCTGTTAAGAAGCATCAcccttattttatttcattatactAAAAGAACAGACATGAATCTACTGAGGAATGGAAACAGCAGAAGGAATTCTTCTTAGTAAAGAACTTACTTTTTGAAGCCAGCCATCTCTGTCACCATCCTGTCAAGCTCCTCCACCTGGTGGAACAAAGCATGAAACATAATTGGTACAATTAAACAAATTAGAAGACAAATTACTAAATCACTGAGCTCTTAATTTATATCTAAATGAAGATTTGATATGATACGATACAATACGATACGATACGATAGCGATGCGATGCGATACGATACGATACGATACGATACGATGCGATGCGATGCGATGCGATGCGATACGATGCGATGCGATACGATACGATACGATACACTTTATTGTCCCTGGGGGGAAATTTGTCTTGGATTCAAGTGTTGTACGTGTAACCGCCTCCacagtaatataaaaaaatcacatcacacaaCCAGTGATAAGAAGTGGTAAGAACACCATGAAGCTATTTCACAACTCCTGTAGTGTCATATTAGCAACATAATTCAAAATTTTAACTGAGGTAGGTGATGATTATCTATACCTTGTCATGATCCCCCTGAAAGAGTTGCAGGAAGCTGGCCTGGGTCCCAGTGGTCCCCTTGACCCCCCTGAAACGTAGATCATCACGGGCTCTCTGAAGGTTCCTCATGTCCATGATAAAgtcctgcagccacagacaagCTCGCTTCCCAACTGTGGTCAGCTGAGCAGGCCTgtagagagtgaaagagagcaTGAGGCACACTAAGTTAGAAAAATCAGGCCTCAGAGATGGAGCCCAAAGCAAACTGATAAAGACACATGGTAACATTGCAAATAAGATGCGTGTGATGAGGCAACCCTCAAAGAAGTGCagcttagacttagacttagacagactttattgatccctttgggatgactccctcggggaaattacatttccagcagcaaatacagacacaacacatcacacagggcagtgCAACAACAGTTTGCGAACgaaagacagggcagcatgcaggacagtttgcaaacaacacagaatataaatagaatagaaaagaatataaatagaatagaattaaggGTGAATTAAGATAAATATGCTGAGTAGCTGTATTCAGACTCACTGGTAGTGTGTGAAGCCAAGTGTGGGGAGGTCAGCGTATTTCTCTGCAAAGTTTGCCAGTCTGTCAATGACTCTGGCCAGCTgtggaaatcaaaacaaaggcTTTTAGCATTTTCATTATTGCATTATACACTGTTATTACCCATGCCCATACAACACGTATTAAGCTTGCATCTGGTTTGCATTTTTTGTGACAAAACACTACAAAAAAAGGTGATTATTTCTGCACTGCTGACTTGTTACGTAACAGCTGAGgcatacagaaacacagagttATTATGGCCCTATTTCCACTGATTTCACAGATGCACCACTGGATGGGTGTGCATATTTTCTGGCAAACAGCTGAGCCTCACCTTAGGCAAGAGAATATCAAATCCATCACGCAGCATAATCAGAtcctgaggaggaaaaacacaacaacttaGAGAACATGAAAAGTTTTAAGGAAAAGCACTTTGTACTTGAGAGGCTATACAAACAATCCCATTGtagttttatgttttctatAGAGGAACTGAGTTAGCACTGGTGTGaacttccacacacacaggaagcgATAAAGATGAGACAATATACAGGATTACTGTTCATGTGATCAAGTTAATAATTCAGGCTACAGCTGTGTATGTAATATTGacaatatttacagtattgtCTCCAACGTAGCAGGAGGTGGCTCCGAGGTGGATGATGGGAGCAGCAGTGGGGCAGCAGTGTGCAAAGGTGTGGACATGAGCCATGACATCGTGCCTGAGCTTACGTTCCTCTTCAGCTGCCATCACAAAGTCAATATCCTCTGCATGGCTCTCCATCTCCTGGATCTGGGCGTCTGTAATGGGGAGACCCAAAGCCTGAAGAGGGCGACAATGAAGACAGAGCCACAGTGAGAAAGAGGACTGTCCACATCAGAATTTGTGAAGTTACAATTTAATCTATTGTTTAACggttttaaaacatatttaatttgcaATGATGTTAACGCTGATATATGTACGTTTTttctatcactacatagccaatgttagcattaacaactgtttgcttaccaagagcttcagccataTATTAAATAGAGAAAAGATATTTGGGCAGACTGTTTGACTGTTTGCAGTTAAATTaaatctgagtctgagtctgtgaGTCTCGTGTCTGTGAGaggtgctttataaataaacttttcttGCTCAATTGATTGTCATAAAAGATAAAGACGAATCAATAATATCTCTCTTTCAGATGGGTGAACAGAGGACAATCAGTCTGCTGATGACATTAATgatcttttctgtcttttcaagAGTCTTGACAGGCATGTCCTGTCCTCGTGAGGAGACACTCAGTGTCCTGATTAGATTTGAGTTTTCTCTATTAGGACAGAGCAGTCATGTGATAGGAATGGGTTGATTAAGAAATTGGTCTTAAACCCTGAAAATACCTCTCCCTCCTGCATGTAATAACACAGTTCAGGACCCAACAAGGTCAAACCCTGCGGTGTCAACGGCCAATTCCAAGTACATATTGACTCAACACAACAAATctaatagaaaatgtaaaaagtttTGAGTTCAAAACACCAAAAAGGCTACAGAGCAGGCTGAGCTAGGCTAAGGTCAATAAAACACAGCCTCCCAGGGGACTGGCTCCTGTTGCTTGTGACATTCTCTGCATGCTATTTTCATACACATACCACGCAGTGGCAGCCAGAGGCCTGACTATCTCTGCACATTAAACAAACTGTAGCAAAACTAACCCCTGAAGAAGACCTGAGAGTACAGGAAAAGTAGGAGAAATGGACTCTGATCAGCTCtgattagtgtgtgtgcatgtgtgtgtttaacaggtCATGTGAGGTGATGCATGTGAGAGAGGGACTGTCAACAGTTAACCCACCACCA encodes the following:
- the tmem150b gene encoding LOW QUALITY PROTEIN: modulator of macroautophagy TMEM150B (The sequence of the model RefSeq protein was modified relative to this genomic sequence to represent the inferred CDS: deleted 1 base in 1 codon); this encodes MWLWALLPVSLAVFGTVGIWTVFAVAVTNGSVNLTEGVPFISECGTYTPQSCLFSQICNICSVLALWIVVIRFQQVRDYGNHGKANIVSIVLGFISSVGISVIGNFQQSVLMKIHLLGAFLAFFLGLAYFWVQLFLTYQAQPSQDRCWVGPARAMCCILCTILVIAMSVLLKTGYRSWAAVCEWVLVMFFFCLFGLFTAEFRHIDCHHLTVQNQALRGDCCPASIEMNGYVVNSLS
- the adsl gene encoding adenylosuccinate lyase, which produces MEAADEFMKYRSPLVSRYASKEMAYNFSDRKKFTTWRKLWICLAKAEKALGLPITDAQIQEMESHAEDIDFVMAAEEERKLRHDVMAHVHTFAHCCPTAAPIIHLGATSCYVGDNTDLIMLRDGFDILLPKLARVIDRLANFAEKYADLPTLGFTHYQPAQLTTVGKRACLWLQDFIMDMRNLQRARDDLRFRGVKGTTGTQASFLQLFQGDHDKVEELDRMVTEMAGFKKAYLVTGQTYSRKVDIDCLSSLASLGATVHKICTDIRLLANLKEIEEPFEKEQIGSSAMPYKRNPMRAERCCSLARHLVALMADPLQTASVQWLERTLDDSANRRISLPESFLTADIILSTLQNITEGLVVYPKVIERHIRHELPFMATENIIMAMVKAGGNRQDCHEKIRVLSQEAAAVVKQEGGDNDLLARVQRDPYFAPILGQLDALLDPKTFIGRAPQQVARFLSEEVRPVLEPYKAKMDVKIELEL